A portion of the Desulfurispora thermophila DSM 16022 genome contains these proteins:
- a CDS encoding thiamine pyrophosphate-dependent enzyme codes for MPKVFSRPKSLKDIPFHYCPGCTHGIVHRLVAEVIDEMECFDKAIAVAPVGCAVFAYDYFDCDAFQAAHGRAPAVATGIKRVLPDRLVFTYQGDGDLAAIGTGEVVHAAARGENFTVIFINNAIYAMTGGQMAPTTLLGQKTTTTPYGRDRQVNGCPVRMCEMLAVLDGTAYVARVSVHNPANVNKAKKAIRRAFEVQMAGLGFSIVEVLSACPTNWGLSPLEALQWLEQNMIPYYPLGEFKVPAEEGGGQNV; via the coding sequence ATGCCCAAAGTATTCAGCCGGCCCAAGAGCCTGAAGGACATCCCTTTCCACTACTGCCCGGGTTGCACCCACGGCATTGTTCACCGCCTGGTGGCCGAAGTCATAGACGAAATGGAATGCTTTGACAAAGCGATTGCCGTGGCCCCGGTGGGCTGTGCGGTCTTCGCCTACGATTACTTTGACTGCGACGCCTTCCAGGCCGCCCACGGCCGGGCGCCGGCCGTGGCTACGGGCATCAAGCGGGTGCTGCCCGACCGCCTGGTCTTCACCTACCAGGGGGACGGCGACCTGGCGGCCATTGGCACCGGCGAAGTGGTACACGCCGCGGCCCGGGGCGAAAACTTCACGGTCATCTTTATCAACAACGCCATTTACGCCATGACGGGCGGCCAGATGGCCCCCACCACCCTGCTGGGCCAGAAAACCACTACCACGCCCTACGGGCGCGACCGCCAGGTCAACGGTTGTCCGGTGCGCATGTGCGAAATGTTGGCCGTGCTGGACGGTACCGCCTATGTGGCCAGAGTGAGTGTGCACAATCCGGCCAATGTGAACAAGGCTAAAAAAGCCATCCGGCGGGCCTTTGAGGTGCAGATGGCCGGGCTGGGCTTTTCCATTGTGGAAGTGCTCTCGGCCTGCCCCACCAACTGGGGCCTTTCCCCGCTGGAAGCGTTGCAGTGGCTGGAGCAGAACATGATCCCGTATTACCCGCTGGGTGAGTTTAAAGTGCCGGCAGAGGAAGGGGGCGGCCAAAATGTTTGA